Proteins co-encoded in one Octopus bimaculoides isolate UCB-OBI-ISO-001 chromosome 7, ASM119413v2, whole genome shotgun sequence genomic window:
- the LOC106882474 gene encoding formin-binding protein 4 codes for MGRRGMPGRRRQLIQLDNAPKTSYLTQTGCYRPDDIFIESKNVVKSSLSLVCDYTGSDSESEEESDKGENDSTLNRNGDDVNSGNDAKDNLHAEMLGIVGTKVETPSDIFRREFNAYQKETAAPSYNREFIAFQKETSPSLSTSSNVTTEMVTTSTTQSQKANVPLKENSTTSADSKTVPGSTETPESVSKSSDIDSQVASFLAEIDALGEDAEVKNKETDAEDKNVDPVVDSTKDDQSLGSDAKEGTDASGEVVSVVASYKSSGDSSSGEEEPVVWPEEPVSEWQQCHDESTQHYYYWNINSNEVTWEIPPEFTQYLLLYKEYELTLSRLIKEGKTKPKKKKTKSKRDPKKKNGQDKSESSAISTEEKTVSESAESSELQPDNVSDKKDKTLSEETDVEPKLVQETASPDMTENPQCSPGNSENINNEETMESDSKISSAVSSSPAAESLEMTTDKYTEGTACAVDGNGAHTTNNTNCNSSNSSTSSSNPESLASTVNISDLTIEMCKKKFKARMHREDTTSNKQEQQATLELNPDTNTTVANNKEASPGSDSEQSNIDIDEVDRELELALERKVNELRRLEEEEKQCEVSDRHHVKRKHKESDSGRTASRNSSDEDYCMSKPPKKSKTHKHASKRTKEKKESSSSKRSESSKKRSSHKDHQSKKESRSKSSKSLNYKSHSEESSKSQESNEKLKETVI; via the exons atgggtCGTCGTGGAATGCCTGGTCGCCGAAGGCAACTAATTCAATTGGATAATGCTCCAAAAACAAGCTATTTAA CTCAAACAGGTTGTTATCGACctgatgatatatttattgaaagcaaAAATGTTGTTAAAA GTAGTCTTTCACTTGTCTGTGATTATACTGGTTCTGACTCGGAGTCTGAGGAAGAATCAGACAAAGGTGAAAATGATTCTACCTTAAACCGAAatg gaGATGATGTCAATTCTGGGAATGACGCGAAAGATAATCTTCATGCTGAAATGCTTGGAATAGTTGGAACCAAAGTAGAGACTCCATCAGATATCTTTCGCCGGGAATTCAATGCTTATCAGAAAGAAACTGCTGCACCTTCGTACAATCGGGAGTTTATTGCTTTCCAAAAAGAGACCTCCCCGTCTCTAAGTACTTCAAGTAATGTGACTACAGAAATGGTAACTACATCGACAACACAATCCCAGAAAGCAAATGTCCCTCTGAAGGAAAATTCTACCACATCTGCGGATTCAAAAACAGTTCCTGGCTCCACTGAAACACCAGAGAGTGTATCAAAGAGTTCAGATATTGATTCTCAAGTTGCTTCTTTCCTTGCT GAAATTGATGCTCTTGGAGAAGATGCTGAAGTTAAGAATAAAGAAACCGATGCTGAAGATAAGAACGTAGACCCTGTTGTTGATTCTACCAAAGATGACCAGTCTCTGGGATCTGATGCAAAGGAAGGCACCGATGCCAGTGGAGAAGTTGTGTCCGTTGTTGCTAGTTATAAATCCTCGGGAGATTCTAGTAGCGGTGAAGAAGAACCAGTTGTGTGGCCAGAAG aGCCTGTCAGTGAATGGCAACAGTGCCATGATGAAAGCACTCAACACTACTATTACTGGAATATCAACAGCAATGAGGTGACTTGGGAAATCCCTCCAGAGTTCACTCAGTACCTCCTCCTTTACAAGGAGTATGAGTTAACTCTCAGCCGCTTAATCAAAGAAggcaaaacaaaaccaaagaagaaaaaaaccaagTCTAAACG TGACCCGAAGAAGAAAAATGGACAAGATAAATCTGAGTCCTCTGCAATATCGACAGAAGAAAAAACAGTATCAGAAAGTGCAGAGTCATCTGAGCTACAGCCTGATAATGTCAGTGATAAGAAAGACAAAACCCTTTCAGAAGAAACAGATGTCGAACCCAAGTTGGTCCAGGAGACTGCCTCCCCAGATATGACAGAAAACCCTCAGTGCTCGCCAGGGAATTCAGAAAACATCAACAACGAGGAAACTATGGAATCTGATAGCAAGATTTCTTCAGCTGTTAGCTCATCACCAGCGGCTGAAAGTTTGGAAATGAcaacagataaatatacagaagGAACTGCCTGTGCTGTTGATGGAAATGGTGCTCACACGACGAACAATACCAACTgtaatagtagtaacagtagtactAGTAGCAGTAATCCTGAATCCCTAGCATCCACCGTGAACATATCCGATTTAACCATAGAAATGTgcaaaaagaaattcaaagcTCGAATGCACAGAGAGGACACTACATCcaacaaacaagaacagcaagCCACATTGGAATTGAACCCTGATACTAATACTACTGTAGCTAATAACAAAGAAGCATCACCAGGTTCTGATTCTGAGCAGAGCAATATTGATATTGATGAGGTTGACCGGGAACTGGAATTGGCGCTAGAGAGGAAAGTG AATGAGTTGAGGCGgttggaagaggaggagaaacaaTGTGAGGTATCTGATCGGCACCAcgtgaaaagaaaacacaaggaATCAGACAGTGGAAGAACAGCGAGCAGGAACAGTTCTGATGAAGATTATTGTATGTCAAAACCTCCCAAGAAAAGTAAAACTCATAAACATGCAtcgaaaagaacaaaagaaaagaaag AAAGTTCCAGTTCTAAAAGATCTGAAAGCAGTAAGAAGCGATCTTCCCACAAAGATCATCAGTCGAAAAAAGAATCTCGATCAAAGTCAAGCAAAA GTTTAAATTACAAGAGTCACTCAGAAGAATCTTCGAAGAGTCAGGAGAGCAATGAAAAGCTAAAGG